In Entelurus aequoreus isolate RoL-2023_Sb linkage group LG02, RoL_Eaeq_v1.1, whole genome shotgun sequence, one genomic interval encodes:
- the LOC133638667 gene encoding succinate dehydrogenase assembly factor 2, mitochondrial-like produces the protein MLSSVISKRLVTGMCRTAWRPALTGLVPSRCYRGEAPDDVKTDLIEIPLPPWEERPGESTHTKRRRLLYESRKRGMLENCILLSLFAKKYLSTMTETQLKQYDRLINEPSNDWDIYYWATEAQPTPEVYQGDVIEMLKEFTKNRDQEQRLDAPSLEYLEKES, from the exons CTGGTTACAGGAATGTGCCGGACGGCGTGGAGACCTGCTCTGACCGGGCTGGTACCTTCTCGCTGTTACCGTGGCGAAGCACCTGATGATGTCAAGACTGACCTGATTGAGATCCCTTTGCCACCTTGGGAGGAAAGACCCGGAGAGTCCACGCACACGAAGAGACGGCGCTTGCTCTACGAGAGTCGTAAGAGAGGAATGCTGGAGAACTGCATATTACTCAG CCTTTTTGCCAAAAAATACCTAAGCACAATGACTGAGACCCAGCTGAAGCAGTATGACAGACTGATCAACGAGCCAAGCAATGACTGGGATATCTACTACTGGGCAACag AAGCTCAGCCGACCCCAGAAGTTTACCAAGGAGATGTCATAGAAATGCTGAAAGAGTTCACAAAGAATCGCGATCAGGAACAGAGGTTGGACGCACCCAGCTTGGAATACCTGGAAAAAGAAAGCTGA